The following DNA comes from Bacteroidetes bacterium SB0662_bin_6.
CAACATTCTAAAAAGCCGCCCGCCGAACAATCGGGACCCGCTTGCGGGTGAAGTGAAAGCGCACGCCCCGATTCTCTACAAGCAGATCGCTCTGATTCAACCCAAAATCCTCCTCTGCGTCGGCAAAACGTCGGCAACCACGTTGCTCGATCGGCAGGATTCCCTGAAAGCCATGAGGCAAAAATTTCACGACTTTCATGGCCTTCCGCTGCTTGTTACCTATCACCCGGCGGCGCTGCTGCGTAATCCCGGATGGAAACGACCCGCCTGGGAGGATGTACAGATGCTTCGCGAACGCTACGACCAGTTGACGGGAAACGCGGCCTGACCGTCGATCCCGTATCATGTATACGCCTCTTATGCCTGATCAGGAACAGTATTCTCCACCCATGCCGGACGCCCCGCCGAGGGAAATGTCGGGCCCGCAGCCCGGCGGGCGTGTGCCGCCGCAGGCCGTGGACATCGAGCAAGCTATTCTCGGGGCAGTTCTTCTGGAGCGCGACGCACTGCCGCAAACGATTGAAATTCTCTCTGAAGACAGTTTTTACGACGGCAGACACCGGAAAATATTTGCAGCCTTCACAGAACTTTTCAGGAAGGGCGTACCCATCGATTTAATCACCTTGACGGAGGAGCTCCGGCGGCGCAAGGAACTCGACAAGGTAGGCGGGGCGGATTATCTGAATGAGCTCACAGCTCACATGAGCGCCGCTGCGAACGTCGAATACCATGCCCGCATCATTGCCCAGAAGCACCTGCTTCGGCAAATGATCGAAAAGATGACGCTGCTGGTCCGGGACGCCTACGACCCCGGTACGGACACCTTCGAATTGCTCGACAAAGCCGAAACAGACATTTTTCAAATCTCGAACTCGGGAGTACGGCGGCCGGCAGCGAAGGTGTCGGAAGTGATCAAAAGCACCCTGGAGCGGCTTGAAGCCATTGATGGGCGGGAGGGAGGCATAACCGGCGTTCCAAGCGGGTTTTCCCGCCTCGACAATTTTACGAGCGGCTGGCAACGGTCCGATCTGATCATTGTGGCTGCGCGGCCGTCGATGGGTAAAACCGCGTTCGCCCTGAACTGCGCGCGAAACGCCGCCCTGCACAAAAAATACCCGGCGGGCGTGGCGATTTTCTCCCTCGAAATGGGCGCAGAGCAGCTTGCCTTGCGCATGTTGACCTCGGAAGCACGTGTGGATTCCCAGGACGCCCGCACAGGACGCTTGAAGGAGAAAGACTGGCAGAAACTTGCCCAGGCGGCCGGGCGGCTGGCCGAGGCGCCCATTTTCATTGACGACACACCGGGGTTATCCGTGCTGGAGCTCCGGGCCAAGTGCCGACGGCTCAAAGCCGAACATGACATCGGCCTGGTGATCGTGGACTACCTGCAACTCATGCATGTGGCTACGACCCTGCGCTATTCCAACCGGGAACAGGAAATTTCTCACATCAGCCGATCCATGAAGGCGCTGGCCAAGGAACTGGACGTTCCCGTTGTCGCCCTCTCGCAACTCAGCCGCGCTGTTGAGGCTCGAAAACCGCCGAGACCCCAGCTTTCGGATCTGCGTGAAAGCGGAGCCATCGAGCAGGATGCGGATGTTGTATGCTTCATCTACCGCCCCGAGCGGTACGAAATCCGCGTGGACGAACAGGAGAACTCCCTCGAAGGGATCGCCGAGATCATTATCGGCAAACAGCGCAACGGCCCGGTCGGCACGGTGGAACTGTCTTTCGTCAACCAATATGCCCGGTTCGAAAACCTGGCGACCTACTATCAGAACCCTGCGGAAGGAAACGGGGTAGGGGGAGAGGAAGCCCCCTTCTGATACAAAAGGCCCGCCGTGTGCAGCGGCAAGAATCCGCGCTGCGGGAAATCTCAGAACCCGAGTCCGCGCGCATCGAGGCGAATGCGGGCAAGCAGCATGTCCGACGTGAGATACAGCGTCGAGCCGTCGTCCCCGAAAGTGCAGTTGGCTATCCGTTCTCCTGTGGAAATGGTGCCGAGATGCTCTCCTTCGGGCGTCAGCACCAGCACGCCGCCGGGCCCTGTTGCGAACAAGTTGCCTTCCGTATCGAGCGCCATGCCGTCGAACGCCCCCACCGCCCCGTCGGCGATCAGCGCACTGCCGTCGAAAAAGACCCGGCTGTTCGCCAGCGTTCCGTCGTCCTGCACATCGTAGGCGCGAATAACGGGATTGGCTCCCCCTGAATTTGCGACATACAGGGTCTTTTCATCCGGCGAAAACGCGATCCCGTTCGGGAAACCCAACTCCTCCGTAAGCAAGGATACCTCGCCGCTCGTATCAACGCGGTATACCCCATTGAAAGGAAGCTCCTTGTCAGGACTGTCGTTCAGGCCGGAAAGTCCATAGGGCGGATCCGTGAAGTACAAATCTCCACTGGAATGAAAAGCCAGATCGTTGGGGCTGTTGAGGCGCTTGCCTTCATAGGCCGAGGCGATCGTCTCGCGCGTGAAATTCGTGGTGTTGAGGCGGGCAACCTGCCGGTTGCCGTGATCGCACATCACAAGCCGGCCTTCCGCATCCAGCATAAGACCGTTCGTGCCCAGTTCGGCCCCGGAAGGATCGCTCCCCGCGTAGCCCGCCGGCCGGAGATAGGGCGACAGACCGCCCTTCTCATCCCACCGGTAGATCGTGTTCACCGGAATGTCGGAAAAAAGAAGGTATCCCCCCTCGTCGGGCACCCAGACAGGGCCTTCCGACCACTCGAACCCCTCTGCCAGTTTTTCAATGACGGCATCCGCGGGAACGAGCGTGTCTATCCGGTCGTCCAGCCGGATCACCGTCCCTATGGTATCGGCAACGGAGCTGGTATACACTTCCTCCTCTTCTTCATAGGAAACACAGCCCGCCATAGCGACGAGCGCAAAAAAGAGGACAGGGATGCGAAGCGATGCATACATGGCGAGAGAGAGAGAGACTTTGCTTGTACACTGTGAGGTGACGGGCGGACTCGAACCGCCGTACAAGGTTTTGCAGACCTTTGCCTAACCACTCGGCCACGTCACCCGATTTGCCGTACCGTACGATCCCGATGGGCTCCTTGATCCCATCGGGCCGGACAGGTATCCCCGGTGTTTTTTCCTGTCGCGCCGAAGCACGCCCGGCAGGACTCGAACCTGCAACCTGCGGATTAGAAGTCCGCCGCTCTGTCCGGTTGAGCTACGGGCGCAGGGGATGTGCCCGGGTTTGCGCGGATGATACGCAGCCGCATGGGCACAACGACCGGAACCGGTATGTGTCGAGGCGGCCGGATTTGAACCGACGACCCTCTGCTCCCAAAGCAGATGCGCTACCGGACTGCGCCACGCCTCGATTTTGTGGACAAGGGCGCATCCTGCAATATCTCTCTTCAAAATGCGGCGGACTCACTGCCGGGGCCGCGCCATCAAAAACAACGAAGCAGCCGTCAGCGCGCCTGTTTGGCCGCCTTCAGGGCCTCCTGGACCGCATCTGTGGGCACCATCCGCACCCGGAAGCTGTACTGGCCGTTCGCTTTCTTTTCAGCAGCTACGATCTTGGCCATCTGCTTGGCGGATCCGCGCTTCTTGCGCACCTTGTCGCCGAATGTCTGTGCTTTCGCCATGGCGATTTACCGAAAATTTCTGAGGCTGCGGGAGAGTGCCCGCATCCTCCTATTTGATTTCCCGATGCAGCGTGTGCTTGCGCAGCTTCGGGTTATACTTCTTGAGTTCCAGCCGCTGATCCGTATTACGACGATTCTTCGTCGTGGAATATCGCGACGTGCCCGGCGCTTCCGTACACTGGAGCGTCACCTGAATCCGAACTCCTTTCGCTTTGGCCATGGTCTTTCTCCGGGTTCACGGGTTCCGGCGCATACGTTGCCGGGTCATACGCGCGTCAGACGCGCACGCCCTGCCGCCGCGCCTCTCTGAGAACAGCCTGAATACCCTTCTTGTTGATCGTTT
Coding sequences within:
- a CDS encoding DUF4295 domain-containing protein translates to MAKAQTFGDKVRKKRGSAKQMAKIVAAEKKANGQYSFRVRMVPTDAVQEALKAAKQAR
- the dnaB gene encoding replicative DNA helicase, whose amino-acid sequence is MYTPLMPDQEQYSPPMPDAPPREMSGPQPGGRVPPQAVDIEQAILGAVLLERDALPQTIEILSEDSFYDGRHRKIFAAFTELFRKGVPIDLITLTEELRRRKELDKVGGADYLNELTAHMSAAANVEYHARIIAQKHLLRQMIEKMTLLVRDAYDPGTDTFELLDKAETDIFQISNSGVRRPAAKVSEVIKSTLERLEAIDGREGGITGVPSGFSRLDNFTSGWQRSDLIIVAARPSMGKTAFALNCARNAALHKKYPAGVAIFSLEMGAEQLALRMLTSEARVDSQDARTGRLKEKDWQKLAQAAGRLAEAPIFIDDTPGLSVLELRAKCRRLKAEHDIGLVIVDYLQLMHVATTLRYSNREQEISHISRSMKALAKELDVPVVALSQLSRAVEARKPPRPQLSDLRESGAIEQDADVVCFIYRPERYEIRVDEQENSLEGIAEIIIGKQRNGPVGTVELSFVNQYARFENLATYYQNPAEGNGVGGEEAPF
- the rpmG gene encoding 50S ribosomal protein L33 gives rise to the protein MAKAKGVRIQVTLQCTEAPGTSRYSTTKNRRNTDQRLELKKYNPKLRKHTLHREIK
- a CDS encoding SMP-30/gluconolactonase/LRE family protein; amino-acid sequence: MAGCVSYEEEEEVYTSSVADTIGTVIRLDDRIDTLVPADAVIEKLAEGFEWSEGPVWVPDEGGYLLFSDIPVNTIYRWDEKGGLSPYLRPAGYAGSDPSGAELGTNGLMLDAEGRLVMCDHGNRQVARLNTTNFTRETIASAYEGKRLNSPNDLAFHSSGDLYFTDPPYGLSGLNDSPDKELPFNGVYRVDTSGEVSLLTEELGFPNGIAFSPDEKTLYVANSGGANPVIRAYDVQDDGTLANSRVFFDGSALIADGAVGAFDGMALDTEGNLFATGPGGVLVLTPEGEHLGTISTGERIANCTFGDDGSTLYLTSDMLLARIRLDARGLGF